The nucleotide window GGAGACCATGCGTGAATGCTCCTAATGTAAAAACAATCGCGGCCGCGGAGGCATACGCGAATTCTAGACAAATCTCCGTTGCCTTCCAATCTCCACTGGGATTTGGCTCGGACGGAATGGTTTGGCCGACGTCGCGAGGGTCGGCCTTGAAGATATTATACCGCAATCAGAACTACTCGGTGGAACGCGACTGCTATTTGCGGCTACGCGATGCCGGAGTCCAGAAGGTGGCGCACCTGGCCGTACCGCGACTGGTCGATTTCGATGACGTTCTCCTCGCTATCGAAATAGAGATTGTACAGCCGCCTTACCTCCTCGATTTCGGCAAAGTCTATCTCGACGACCCGCCGCCGTATTGGGACGACGTCCAGTTGATGGCCAACTTCTACGAGGAAAAGGCCCCGCTCTTTGGCCGTAATTGGCCACGGGTACTCAAGGCGATGGCCTCGCTGCGGCTCCACGGCATCTATTACGTCGACCCGCGCCCGCAGAATAACGATTTCGGGGACGAGGAGGACGATTCCGAATTGTAGGTTGGACCGGAATGGTGATTTCCGTCGTCTTTTCCCGCCGCGTTGACGCCTTTCCGCGGGACAACTAATCTGAATGGGGGCGGCTTTCGGCCCCCTATTCTCTCGGAACGAACGGAACCCGGTGCGAGGCGGAATCATGATTTACCTGCGGAACCTCAAGGGCCCTCGGGCATTGCGAGCCCTCGTTGCCACGCTGCTGGCGCTGGCCGCCGTTTCGTCCGGCAAGTTGTTCGCGCAGACCACGCCGGGCAAGGCCGCCGATCCGCAGAACGTGGAGATCCGCACGAAGGACGAAGTTCTGCTGCAGGCCACGTACTACCCGGGCAGCAAGGGGAAGGAAACCATCCCCATCATCATGCTGCACGAGCACAAGGGGAACCGCCGCGATTTCGAGTACCTCGCTAGGTACTTCCAAGGCGACTACTTCGGCGCCGCGGTGTTGGTCCCTGACCTGCGCGGACATGGCGAGAGTACGGTTGTTCAAGGTTCCAACCGCCCGCTCTCGGCCGACAAGTTGAACACCAAGCAGTTCCAGGCGATGGTCGCGTTCGACATGGAATCCTGCAAGAAGTTTCTCATGGAGCGGCATCACAAGGGGGAGTTGAATATCGAGCAACTCACGCTGATCGGCGCTGAGATGGGCGCGTCGGTGGCGATGCTCTATGCCCGCAACGATTGGAATTGGCCGACACTCACCACTGGCAAGCAAGGCCAGGACGTTCGCGCGATTGCGATGATTTCGCCGCAATCCGTGTTCAAGGGGCTGCGCATGCAAGACGCGCTCGCCGAGCCGGACAATTTCGGTTTCCGACGTAGCGTGCAGTTCTTCATGGCAGTCGGCGCTGAAGACAGCAAGTCGCTCAAAGATGTGGAGCGATTGGAAAAGCAACTCCAGCGCTTCCGGCCAAACGAAGCCGAAAAGAAGCCCGAGGAGGCCTCGATTGTGCTCTCGCGGTTTCCCACCAAACTCCAAGGCAAGGACATCCTCGCGGAACGGAGTTTCGGCCTGGACACGCAGTTAGCTCAATTCGTCGACTTCCGCGTCAAACAACGCGCCGCCGACGTGCCGTGGAAAGAACGCAAGAGCCCGCTCGGCAATTAGTTCGTTTTGACGTGCGATGCGCAACGCCTACGGCGCCGGCGCTCCGTGCGGCTCCTTGAAGGTGATCACCGGGCACGTCGCTTTGCGCACCACGGCTTCCGCCACGCTTCCCATCAGTAATCGTTTCAGGCCGGTGCGGCCGTGCGTGCCGAGGACGATCAGGTCCACCTTCTCTTCGTCGGCCACCGCGACGATTTCCGACGCCGGGTCGCCGATCACCAGGCGATGCTCGTACGGCACCGACGGATCGGTCGGCTTCACGTCCGCCAACATGCGGCGCAGCGTGGGATTGTCCGGGTCCGGAACGCCGTAGTACATCTCGCCCGCGCCGTAGGCGGGAGGCGGCTCTTCGACGTGGAGCACGATCAGTTTCGCGCCCGATTCCTTGGCCAACGCCGTGGCATGGCTCAGGCCTGCGTCGCTGCAGGTGGAGAAGTCGGTCGGGAACAGGATTTTCTTGGCGTTCATGGCATTTCCTCCCGTGCGATGGGCGTGCTACTAGCTACTCATCATTATATCCGATCTGCACGCGGCGTACCAAATGGTGCGAATCGGGGCGCAGGGCGCATACAGGCCGATTTCGAGTGCGGACTTAGCACGCTCGACGCACGGTGTGCGAGAAATGCGAGACATTTCTGCGCACTTCGTGCGGTTATGACCCGTTCACACCGGCGGCGGATTGCGTTCCGCGAAGCCGCGTTGATGGAAATATGGATAAGCCAACGTCACCGTACTGGCGTCGTCGAGTTTCTTCACATGTTCGGGCGAAAGCTTCCAGCCCACCGCGCCGAGGTTCTGCCGCAACTGTTCTTCGTTGCGAGCGCCCACGATCACATTTGAGACGGACGGACGTTGCAACAACCAGTTGAGCGCTACTTGCGGAATGGTCTTGCCCAGCTCTCGGGCAACTTCATCGAGTGCGTCGACGACGTTGTACAGCAGTTCGTCCGGAGTCGGCGGCGCGAGATCGGCGTTGAGCTTGCTTTGCATGCGGACGTTGTTGGGGATCGGCTGCCCACGGCGAATCTTGCCAGTTAAACGTCCCCAACCGAGCGGGCTCCAGACCACGGCGCCGACTTTTTGATCGAGCCCCAGCGGCATCAACTCCCACTCATAGTCGCGGCCGATCAGCGAGTAATACGCCTGATGCGCCACGTAGCGCGCGAAGCCGTGCCGCTCCGATGCCGCCAGCGACTTCATCAAGTGCCAGCCGGAAAAGTTTGAGCAGCCGATGTAGCGAATCTTGCCGGCGCGAATCAAATCATCGAGCGTGCGGAGCGTTTCTTCGACCGGCGTCGTGGCGTCGAAGGCATGCAACTGGAACAGATCAATGAAATCGGTTTGCAGCCGCCGCAGCGAGGCGTCGACCGAACGGATCAAATGATACCGCGACGAACCGACGTCGTTCGGTCCCTGGCCTGAGCGGAACGTGGCCTTCGTGGAAATGATGACCGCGTCGCGACGTCCCTTGATCGCCTGGCCGAGGATCTCTTCCGCCGCCCCCGCGGAATAAATGTCCGCCGAGTCGAACATGTTGAGACCGGCCTCGAGGCAGATATCGATCAATCGCGTGGCTTCCGCGACGTCGGTCGCGCCCCACGCCTGAAAGAGTTCCCCCTTGCCGCCAAACGTGCCCGTGCCAAGGCTCAATGCCGGCACCATGAAGCCAGAGCCGCCGAGTTGTCGGTATTCCATGACGCATTTCCTTTGCGATTTATTGGACCACTTCGCTGCCGCATCATTCTAGCGCCAGCCGACATTCGGTTATAGGGCCGCGACGGGCTAGTGAACGCGGCGGGATTGTTCAACGGCGGGGCAGTCGTCGTTCGAACTGCTTCAGCTCGCGCCGGTAGACTTCCTGCCACGCCGCGTTGGGTTGCACCGCGCCGCGGAAGCGGACAAGTTGCTGAACCGCGTCCGCGACGGTAAACGGTTCGTTGTTGTTGAGTTGTCGGCGCAAATAGGTTTCGTACGCCGCCAGCGCCGTGACCGCCGCGCCGAGCGCCGGCCCTTCATCGCTGGCGAGGCGCTCCAGCGGTCGCCCGAGCACCGACGCCAGGATTTCGCACATCAAATCGCTCCGCGCGATGCCGCCGGAGACGGTGATCCGCTCGATCTTTTGCCCCGCGCGTTCGTGCTCGCGCACGCCGAGCGCAATCAAATACGCCAGCGCTTCGAGACTCGCGCGGCAACGCACGCCGGGGGACTTCGGCTCGCGCGGCGACCAACTCAGGCATGGCTCGCTGACCTTGAGCGAAGGTTCCGGCGATGTAAACGGCATCACGCTCACGCCATCGCAGCCGGCGGGTACTTCGCGCGACTGTTTTTCGAGTTGCTTCCAATCGGCGTCGGCGCCGACAATGCGGTCGATAAACTGCGCGCCGTTGTTGTAGCAGCGCATCCAGAGATACGGTCCCCAGTTCAAGCACATTACGTCCAGGTTGCCGCTCTCCGGAACGCGTTTCGACGAGGAATTCACCACCGCCGAATTGCCAAGAATGATCGCCATCTGCCCGTCGTCCACCGCGCCGCCGCCGACGAGCCCCGCTTGTTGATCGTCGCTCGTCGGGAAAATGAGCGGTCGCCGTGTGGAATCGATGCCGGCCTCGAGTGCCAGGTGATTGGCCAGCGAGCCAATTGGCTCGAAATGATCGACGACCGTGGGCAATTGCTTCCAGGCGAGCTTGCGATTTTCCGGGTCCGCCAGGGCGCCGAGCATTTCCTTGCGCCACTTGCGACGACGAAAATCGAGGATGCCTGTCGAGGCGGCCGACGAAACGCTGGTCACGTCGAAGTTGCCGGTCAGATATCCGGCCGCCAGCGGACCATGTAGCAACATCCGCGTGGTGCGCTTCCAATCCCGCGCCGAGAGTTTGGCCTCGTCCTTGACAAGATGACTGAGCGAATAACGAATCGCCCAAGGACCGCCGATCAACTCCGCGACCTTCTTCTGGCCGCCGAGCCGCTTGAGCCCGATCTTGTGATACTCGGCGAGCGTGTGATCGTTCCAGCAAATCGCGCGGCGCACCGGCAAGTGATCGGCGTCGATCCGCCCGGCGCTGTGATGCGTCGCCGAAATCCCGCCGGCGCGCCAGTCGTTCAGACGACCCAGCTCGCGCAACCGCGCGGCCATCGCGCGCGTCGTCGCCCGGGCCTGCCCTTCGAGTTGCAGCAAGTTCAACTCATTGCGTCCCGCTTCCACCGGATCGCCATGCCAAAGGTCCGTGCCAAGTCTTACCTCGGCCAATGTCTTGCCGGACAGATCAAACGCCAGGCATTTGACGCTGCCGGTGCTGAAATCCCAGCCGGTGATGATGGTGTTCGAAGGAACCTGACGAAGGCCGGACGGCATGGCGGTTTACCTGGAGCGATTCGAAGCAAAGTGGATGCGCGGGTTGCAGGTGGACATGGTAACTGCGGCGGCAATGCGGGAGCAAGCGATCGCCCGCGCGCAACTTTCAGCAAAAGCACAGCTATGGGCGCATCGTCGCGTAGGGAGGATAATAGCCTGGGTCGCGATCGGTACTTCGAGTCCGCCGGGTGGGCACATGAATCAGGGTGACGGAAAACCGCAGGGCGCCGATCGTTTGGGGGACTTTGAGCTCATCCGCGAAATCGGCCGCGGAGGGATGGGCGTCGTCTTTGAGGCCCGGCAGGTGTCGTTGGATCGGTTGGTGGCGCTCAAGGTGCTGCGCGCTGGGTTGGGGCTGACCTCGCAGTCGGTGCAGCGCTTTCGCCGGGAGGCCGCGGCCGTCGCCCGGTTGCATCACACGAACATCGTGCCCGTTTATGCGACGGGCGACCAGGACGGCACCCATTTCTATGCCATGGAATTGGTTGAAGGACCGTCGCTCGATCAGGTGATTCGCCAGGTGCGTGGCGAGCGCACCGCGCCGCTGGAGACGGAACCTTCGCTGGGCGACAGCGACTTGCTCGATACGGCGGCCTATCACGATTCCCACGAGAAAACAACGCGCTCCGCGCCGGCCTGGACTTCGTCGTCGTTCAGTTCCAACGCGCAGTTCTTCGACACAGCCGCGCGGATGATCGCCGACGTGGCCGATGCGCTCGATTACGCGCATCGCCAAGGCATCGTCCATCGCGATATCAAGCCGTCCAACTTGCTGGTCTCACCCGACGGCCGCTTGTCCCTCAACGATTTCGGCCTCGCGCGGGTGCTCGAAGAGCCAGGCATGACGACGACCGGCGAGATGCTGGGCACGCCGGCCTATATGTCGCCGGAGCAAGTGACCGCCGGTCGCACGCCGCTCGACCAGCGGACCGACATTTATTCGCTCGGCGCCACGCTTTACGAGTTGCTCACGCTGGAAGCGCCGTTCAAGGGAGAACGCCGCGACCAGGTGCTCGCACAGATTCTCCACAAAGACCCACGCCCGTTGCGCCGCGTGAACAAAAAAGTGCCGGTGGACCTGGAGACGATCTGCCTCAAGGCCATGGAGAAAGACCCGGACCGCCGCTACGCCAGCGGCGGCGAATTCGCCGCGGATTTGCGGCGCTACGTGAACCGCTTCGCGATCGCGGCGCGCCGAGCGGGGCCGCTGGCGAAGGGGGTGAAATGGGTGAAACGGCACCCAGGCGTATCGGGCTTGCTT belongs to Planctomycetia bacterium and includes:
- a CDS encoding universal stress protein, with amino-acid sequence MNAKKILFPTDFSTCSDAGLSHATALAKESGAKLIVLHVEEPPPAYGAGEMYYGVPDPDNPTLRRMLADVKPTDPSVPYEHRLVIGDPASEIVAVADEEKVDLIVLGTHGRTGLKRLLMGSVAEAVVRKATCPVITFKEPHGAPAP
- a CDS encoding aldo/keto reductase; translated protein: MEYRQLGGSGFMVPALSLGTGTFGGKGELFQAWGATDVAEATRLIDICLEAGLNMFDSADIYSAGAAEEILGQAIKGRRDAVIISTKATFRSGQGPNDVGSSRYHLIRSVDASLRRLQTDFIDLFQLHAFDATTPVEETLRTLDDLIRAGKIRYIGCSNFSGWHLMKSLAASERHGFARYVAHQAYYSLIGRDYEWELMPLGLDQKVGAVVWSPLGWGRLTGKIRRGQPIPNNVRMQSKLNADLAPPTPDELLYNVVDALDEVARELGKTIPQVALNWLLQRPSVSNVIVGARNEEQLRQNLGAVGWKLSPEHVKKLDDASTVTLAYPYFHQRGFAERNPPPV
- a CDS encoding FGGY-family carbohydrate kinase — protein: MPSGLRQVPSNTIITGWDFSTGSVKCLAFDLSGKTLAEVRLGTDLWHGDPVEAGRNELNLLQLEGQARATTRAMAARLRELGRLNDWRAGGISATHHSAGRIDADHLPVRRAICWNDHTLAEYHKIGLKRLGGQKKVAELIGGPWAIRYSLSHLVKDEAKLSARDWKRTTRMLLHGPLAAGYLTGNFDVTSVSSAASTGILDFRRRKWRKEMLGALADPENRKLAWKQLPTVVDHFEPIGSLANHLALEAGIDSTRRPLIFPTSDDQQAGLVGGGAVDDGQMAIILGNSAVVNSSSKRVPESGNLDVMCLNWGPYLWMRCYNNGAQFIDRIVGADADWKQLEKQSREVPAGCDGVSVMPFTSPEPSLKVSEPCLSWSPREPKSPGVRCRASLEALAYLIALGVREHERAGQKIERITVSGGIARSDLMCEILASVLGRPLERLASDEGPALGAAVTALAAYETYLRRQLNNNEPFTVADAVQQLVRFRGAVQPNAAWQEVYRRELKQFERRLPRR
- a CDS encoding protein kinase; amino-acid sequence: MAVYLERFEAKWMRGLQVDMVTAAAMREQAIARAQLSAKAQLWAHRRVGRIIAWVAIGTSSPPGGHMNQGDGKPQGADRLGDFELIREIGRGGMGVVFEARQVSLDRLVALKVLRAGLGLTSQSVQRFRREAAAVARLHHTNIVPVYATGDQDGTHFYAMELVEGPSLDQVIRQVRGERTAPLETEPSLGDSDLLDTAAYHDSHEKTTRSAPAWTSSSFSSNAQFFDTAARMIADVADALDYAHRQGIVHRDIKPSNLLVSPDGRLSLNDFGLARVLEEPGMTTTGEMLGTPAYMSPEQVTAGRTPLDQRTDIYSLGATLYELLTLEAPFKGERRDQVLAQILHKDPRPLRRVNKKVPVDLETICLKAMEKDPDRRYASGGEFAADLRRYVNRFAIAARRAGPLAKGVKWVKRHPGVSGLLACLVLALFAISYFAAQSRLARSRLLSAQQDAALERAMLEAMSGDAESAMGSITMAENVGVEAGELNMLRGLVEKHRGRAREAVVHLEQAQRQMPGSVAVKALLASAYLENGNYQTFDELSIELEKLRPRTPADYLFLGLSFADSDPKEALHILERAPERSRRSAVARLAKALCGIVRAADTGNPDDAAHVIQELNKIDAPENPYLISVRLEANLSLAIASNSDAPRREAAFSNASLDLERLAQYSENPIVLRANCFYYFIQRDDDKLL